One genomic region from Prevotella sp. Rep29 encodes:
- the greA gene encoding transcription elongation factor GreA: MAYMSQEGYDKLIAELQQLESVERKKISAAIAEARDKGDLSENSEYEAAREAQGHLEDKINRLKLTIAEAKIVDTSRLSNEVVQIMSKVEMTNMKTKAKMAYTIVSENEANLREGKISIQTPIAQGLLNKKVGDEVVVKIPAGTLHLRIDSISL, translated from the coding sequence ATGGCTTATATGTCACAAGAAGGCTACGACAAACTGATAGCCGAACTACAACAACTCGAATCCGTTGAACGGAAGAAAATCTCAGCCGCCATCGCTGAAGCACGCGACAAGGGCGACCTGAGCGAAAACTCAGAGTATGAGGCTGCACGTGAGGCACAGGGACATCTGGAAGACAAAATCAACCGCCTGAAGCTCACCATCGCCGAAGCAAAAATCGTGGACACTTCTCGTCTCAGCAACGAGGTGGTACAGATTATGTCGAAAGTCGAGATGACCAACATGAAGACCAAGGCAAAAATGGCTTACACCATCGTCAGCGAGAACGAAGCCAACCTGCGCGAGGGGAAGATTTCCATCCAGACACCTATCGCACAAGGACTGCTCAACAAGAAGGTGGGCGACGAGGTTGTGGTGAAAATCCCTGCCGGAACGCTCCACTTGAGAATCGACAGTATCTCACTTTAA
- a CDS encoding serine dehydratase subunit alpha family protein, producing the protein MLPLKEREEIIRLIKCQVVPAIGCTEPMAVALCVAKACEILGRTPDRIDVRLSGNILKNAMGVGIPGTKMIGLPIAIALGALIGRSEYGLEVLKDCTDEAVSRAKAFMEGDRIHITLEKEDPDKLYIAVCCSAEGHEAEAIIKHSHTNFVRCRRDSEILLDKQETTVEESEEDNLRLTLKMVYDFATQTNIEELRFILEAKRLNEAAAADGLRENFGHQLGKTMCSPLGKGIMGDSIFSKILSKTSCACDARMAGAMIPVMSNSGSGNQGICTTMPVVVFAEENHNTEEELIRALILSNLTAIYIKQNLGTLSALCGCVVASTGSSVGITYLMGGNYEQVTYAVKNMIANLTGMICDGAKPSCSLKLTTGVSTAVMSAMMAIQHKHVSSMEGIIDDDVDQSIRNLTAIGSRGMDETDRYVLDIMVGKKSEC; encoded by the coding sequence ATGTTACCCTTAAAAGAAAGAGAAGAGATTATACGCCTGATAAAGTGTCAGGTGGTTCCCGCCATTGGTTGTACCGAACCGATGGCTGTGGCGCTCTGCGTGGCAAAAGCATGCGAGATTTTGGGAAGAACTCCTGACAGGATAGACGTCAGGCTGAGTGGCAATATACTGAAAAACGCCATGGGAGTAGGCATTCCCGGAACGAAGATGATAGGTCTTCCGATAGCCATTGCGCTGGGTGCCCTGATAGGGCGGTCAGAATATGGTCTGGAAGTGTTGAAAGATTGCACGGACGAAGCCGTGAGCCGAGCCAAGGCGTTTATGGAGGGCGACCGCATTCACATCACGCTCGAGAAAGAAGACCCCGACAAACTGTATATCGCCGTTTGCTGCAGTGCAGAAGGACATGAGGCAGAGGCAATCATCAAGCACAGTCATACCAACTTCGTGCGCTGCCGTCGCGACAGTGAGATACTGTTAGACAAACAGGAGACGACGGTGGAGGAGAGCGAGGAAGACAACCTTCGGCTGACATTGAAGATGGTCTATGACTTTGCCACGCAGACCAACATCGAAGAGCTCCGCTTCATTCTCGAAGCCAAACGGCTCAATGAGGCTGCCGCAGCAGACGGACTGCGCGAGAATTTCGGTCACCAGCTGGGCAAGACCATGTGCTCGCCACTCGGTAAAGGCATTATGGGCGACAGCATTTTCTCGAAGATTCTCTCCAAGACCAGCTGTGCCTGCGACGCACGTATGGCTGGAGCAATGATTCCCGTGATGAGCAACAGTGGCAGCGGTAATCAAGGCATCTGCACCACCATGCCGGTAGTGGTGTTTGCCGAGGAGAACCATAATACAGAGGAAGAACTCATCAGGGCATTGATATTGAGCAATCTGACTGCCATCTACATCAAGCAGAATCTCGGTACGCTGTCGGCTCTGTGCGGCTGTGTGGTGGCAAGCACCGGCAGCAGCGTGGGCATCACCTATCTGATGGGTGGCAACTATGAGCAGGTTACATATGCCGTGAAAAACATGATAGCCAATCTGACGGGCATGATTTGCGACGGTGCCAAGCCGAGTTGTTCGCTGAAACTGACCACAGGCGTGAGCACGGCAGTCATGAGTGCCATGATGGCTATCCAGCACAAGCATGTGAGTTCGATGGAAGGCATCATCGACGACGACGTCGATCAGAGCATCCGCAACCTGACAGCCATCGGCAGCAGGGGAATGGACGAGACCGACCGCTATGTGCTCGACATCATGGTGGGCAAGAAAAGCGAGTGTTAG
- a CDS encoding pyridoxamine kinase — MNPTNTIPHIAGETERDSSSILLISDLAGYGKVATAAMLPILSYMEYQVFNLPTMLISNTFRYPKSCSLDTTEYIQQVLPVWKELGFHFDAIATGYMVSVRQARIVADYCKEQAALGTAIYVDPVMGDSGKLYNGVTDEAVRAMREMISVADLIYPNYTEACYLTDTPYKKDGVTEREIHELIDGLRKTGARSVIITSLKIKDEHSGQHAGSAVAGYNADNDEFFLLPYTEIPTELPGTGDIFSAVLIAHLLRREPLRQCTQKAMDAVYQLIELSRGLKDKNCGIPLENYLHVVK; from the coding sequence ATGAATCCGACAAATACCATTCCGCATATCGCAGGCGAAACGGAGAGAGACTCCTCTTCCATCCTGCTCATCAGCGACCTCGCCGGCTACGGGAAAGTGGCAACGGCAGCCATGTTGCCCATCCTTTCCTACATGGAGTATCAGGTGTTCAACCTGCCGACCATGCTGATTTCCAATACCTTCAGATATCCGAAATCCTGCTCGCTCGACACGACGGAGTATATCCAACAGGTGCTTCCCGTGTGGAAAGAACTGGGATTCCACTTCGATGCCATCGCCACAGGCTATATGGTCAGCGTCAGACAGGCACGAATCGTGGCAGACTATTGCAAGGAGCAGGCAGCACTGGGCACAGCCATCTATGTCGATCCCGTCATGGGCGACAGCGGAAAACTCTATAACGGTGTGACCGACGAGGCGGTGCGCGCCATGCGGGAGATGATTAGCGTGGCAGACCTCATCTATCCCAATTACACCGAGGCGTGCTATCTGACCGACACACCTTATAAAAAAGACGGTGTCACGGAACGCGAAATCCATGAACTTATCGACGGGCTGCGGAAAACGGGGGCACGGTCGGTCATCATCACCTCCCTGAAAATCAAGGACGAGCATTCAGGTCAACATGCAGGGAGCGCCGTGGCGGGTTATAATGCCGACAACGATGAATTCTTCCTGTTGCCCTATACGGAAATACCTACCGAACTGCCTGGCACGGGCGACATCTTCTCAGCCGTTCTCATCGCTCACCTGCTGCGTCGGGAACCGCTGCGGCAATGCACCCAAAAGGCGATGGATGCCGTCTATCAGCTCATAGAACTCAGCCGGGGACTGAAAGACAAGAACTGTGGCATACCGCTGGAAAACTATCTGCACGTTGTGAAATAG
- the miaB gene encoding tRNA (N6-isopentenyl adenosine(37)-C2)-methylthiotransferase MiaB yields MKKLYIETYGCQMNVADSEVVASVMQMAGYEVTDRLEDADAVFLNTCSVRDNAEQKIYHRLEALDAERRRREASHAEKGQAPALIVGVLGCMAERVKEQLLHEHKADLVAGPDAYLSLPDLIAQAEAGFKAMDVELSATETYRDVLPQRLHGQKTGGFVSIMRGCNNFCHYCIVPYTRGRERSRDVDSILREVRDLEGRGFKEVTLLGQNVNSYRALAEGQPDVAFPQLLRKVAEHTSMRVRFTTSHPKDMSDKTLHVIADMPNVCPHIHLPVQSGSDRILKLMNRKYDRAWYMERIHAIRTIIPDCSITTDIFVGYHSETEEDHQLSLSLMEEVQYDSAFMFKYSERPGTYASKHLPDDVPEEVKLQRLSQLIELQTRISAEQNKKDEGKTFEVLVEGYSKRSREQLCGRTPQNKMVVFAKGTHHIGELVPVRITDSTSATLLGEPLNV; encoded by the coding sequence ATGAAGAAACTATATATAGAGACGTATGGGTGCCAGATGAACGTGGCTGACTCGGAGGTGGTCGCCTCAGTCATGCAGATGGCTGGCTATGAGGTGACCGACCGTCTGGAAGATGCCGACGCCGTGTTCCTCAATACCTGTTCGGTGCGCGACAATGCTGAGCAGAAGATTTACCACCGCTTGGAAGCGTTGGATGCCGAGCGCAGGCGGAGAGAGGCTTCCCATGCGGAAAAAGGACAGGCTCCGGCTCTAATTGTCGGCGTCTTGGGCTGCATGGCTGAGCGAGTGAAAGAGCAACTTCTCCACGAACATAAAGCCGACCTTGTGGCAGGTCCCGATGCCTATCTGTCATTGCCCGACCTGATTGCACAGGCAGAGGCGGGATTCAAGGCAATGGACGTAGAACTGTCGGCGACGGAGACCTACCGCGACGTGCTGCCTCAACGTCTGCACGGACAGAAGACGGGCGGCTTCGTGAGCATCATGCGCGGCTGCAACAACTTCTGTCATTATTGCATCGTGCCCTACACCCGAGGCAGGGAACGCTCACGCGACGTGGACAGCATCCTCCGCGAAGTGCGCGACCTCGAAGGACGGGGATTTAAGGAAGTGACGCTGCTCGGACAGAACGTGAACAGCTACAGGGCGCTGGCGGAAGGACAGCCGGACGTCGCCTTCCCGCAGTTGCTGCGGAAGGTGGCTGAGCACACGTCGATGCGCGTGCGTTTCACCACCTCACATCCGAAAGACATGAGCGACAAGACACTGCATGTCATTGCCGACATGCCCAACGTGTGTCCGCATATCCATCTGCCCGTGCAGAGCGGCAGCGACCGCATCCTGAAGCTCATGAACCGTAAGTATGACCGCGCCTGGTACATGGAACGCATCCATGCCATCCGGACCATCATCCCCGACTGCTCCATCACGACCGATATCTTCGTCGGCTATCACAGCGAGACCGAAGAAGACCACCAGTTGTCGCTCTCACTGATGGAAGAAGTGCAGTACGACTCTGCCTTTATGTTCAAATACTCCGAGCGTCCCGGCACATACGCATCCAAACATCTGCCCGACGACGTCCCCGAAGAGGTGAAGCTGCAACGCCTCAGTCAGCTCATAGAACTGCAGACACGCATCTCTGCCGAGCAAAACAAAAAAGATGAGGGGAAGACGTTCGAAGTGCTGGTTGAGGGCTACAGCAAGCGTTCGCGCGAACAACTCTGCGGACGCACGCCGCAAAACAAGATGGTGGTCTTCGCAAAAGGCACGCACCACATCGGCGAACTGGTGCCCGTCCGTATCACAGACTCAACTTCGGCAACCCTGCTGGGCGAGCCGCTCAATGTGTAA